A single window of Nitrospirae bacterium YQR-1 DNA harbors:
- the csrA gene encoding carbon storage regulator CsrA, giving the protein MLVLTRKSEEAIKLGDSITVTVIEIKGNKVRLGIDAPTGVRIYRQELYEKIKSENLLSIGLGATEFDEIRNVLG; this is encoded by the coding sequence ATGCTCGTGTTGACAAGGAAGTCAGAGGAAGCCATAAAGCTGGGTGACTCTATTACGGTGACGGTGATAGAGATAAAGGGTAACAAAGTCAGGTTAGGGATAGATGCACCGACGGGAGTACGAATCTACAGGCAGGAACTCTATGAGAAGATAAAATCGGAAAACTTACTTTCTATCGGTCTCGGTGCAACAGAGTTCGATGAAATAAGAAATGTTCTGGGATAG
- a CDS encoding EscU/YscU/HrcU family type III secretion system export apparatus switch protein — protein sequence MLKLEGKRQKAAALRYKQTDGAAPRVVAKGSGEIAQKILDLAKTHGIPIKEDKQLVEILSALDLYQEIPQELYKAVAEILAFIYSLSKKKLI from the coding sequence ATACTCAAATTGGAAGGAAAACGCCAAAAAGCAGCAGCATTAAGGTACAAACAAACTGATGGCGCCGCTCCGCGCGTTGTAGCTAAGGGCAGTGGGGAAATAGCTCAGAAGATTCTTGACCTTGCCAAAACTCATGGCATTCCGATAAAAGAAGACAAGCAGCTTGTTGAGATATTGTCTGCTCTGGATTTGTATCAGGAGATTCCTCAGGAGTTATATAAGGCTGTTGCCGAAATTCTTGCCTTTATCTATTCATTGAGTAAGAAAAAACTCATTTGA
- a CDS encoding flagellar hook-length control protein FliK, with protein MIGNVVLSNTDNMVLFSPSEGKAVALALGDIISADVLDIIESGMVTLRITPPVGKALDLQGGTLLAYTNVPMSEGDRIDLQVVGTGSEVRLRFLGVESKPEGETTDPANARIQQTVNKLSDARIDTSDFKSLKDMLSAIPERVKNTFPEFGRLEQIMPDIKNMSVSALKSNIEDSGILFETRLKEAALGDGMDIKGMVGEAVRKAIEGQESLDLNEQLNSTLDAFIKKADGILKSGAESDMKALIMELRAVMDEGGKQVKNLNERELIAVIKQRLDEALSSGDKAALLREKPEISNDQKALLLKAKDVVEQERIGQLLRQSGASKDEITNTIDKFIRNIEHYQINSRANETIYTFLPFSWPEMKDGQLLFKKNKYNAKKSFSCDINLDLGNMGKLSISTTVSEGSFFLSFYAQKKETMELIADNKAELESRFLAAGLPLKVINVGQKSKLNINESLKEKGLSLKV; from the coding sequence ATGATTGGCAATGTTGTGTTGTCAAATACAGACAACATGGTGCTGTTTAGCCCTTCCGAGGGCAAGGCCGTAGCACTGGCACTGGGCGATATAATAAGTGCCGATGTTCTTGACATTATAGAGTCCGGCATGGTGACACTTCGAATAACCCCTCCGGTTGGAAAAGCATTGGATTTGCAGGGGGGTACTTTGCTTGCCTATACCAATGTTCCCATGAGTGAGGGAGACAGGATTGATCTTCAGGTTGTTGGCACCGGCAGTGAGGTTAGGCTTAGATTTTTAGGAGTTGAGAGTAAACCTGAGGGGGAAACTACCGACCCGGCAAATGCAAGGATTCAACAAACTGTCAATAAGTTGTCGGATGCGAGGATAGATACATCTGATTTTAAAAGTCTTAAGGATATGTTGTCAGCGATACCGGAGCGTGTTAAGAATACATTCCCGGAGTTTGGCCGTCTTGAGCAAATAATGCCTGATATAAAAAATATGTCTGTGTCGGCGCTTAAGTCAAATATTGAGGATTCAGGGATTTTATTTGAAACAAGGCTTAAAGAGGCAGCTTTAGGTGATGGCATGGATATTAAGGGAATGGTTGGTGAGGCTGTGAGAAAAGCGATTGAGGGGCAGGAGAGCCTTGATCTTAATGAGCAGCTTAACAGCACATTGGATGCTTTTATTAAAAAGGCGGACGGCATATTAAAGTCCGGTGCAGAGAGTGATATGAAGGCACTGATTATGGAGCTTAGGGCGGTGATGGATGAGGGCGGCAAGCAAGTTAAGAATTTAAACGAGCGGGAACTTATAGCCGTTATAAAGCAGAGATTAGATGAAGCCTTATCATCAGGTGATAAGGCGGCACTGCTCAGGGAAAAACCTGAGATATCCAATGACCAGAAGGCGTTGCTTTTAAAGGCTAAGGACGTAGTTGAGCAGGAACGTATAGGGCAGCTGTTACGTCAAAGCGGCGCTTCTAAGGATGAAATTACAAACACAATAGATAAATTTATCAGAAATATAGAGCACTATCAGATAAACTCACGTGCTAATGAGACGATATACACTTTTTTACCTTTTTCATGGCCTGAGATGAAAGACGGCCAGCTTCTTTTTAAAAAAAATAAATATAATGCCAAAAAATCCTTTTCCTGTGATATAAACTTAGACCTTGGTAATATGGGCAAGCTTTCAATTTCAACAACAGTGTCAGAGGGGAGTTTTTTTCTTTCTTTTTATGCGCAAAAGAAAGAGACGATGGAATTAATAGCAGATAACAAGGCGGAGCTGGAGAGCCGTTTTCTTGCAGCCGGACTTCCCCTTAAGGTGATAAATGTGGGACAGAAGAGCAAATTAAATATTAACGAGAGTTTAAAAGAAAAAGGGTTGAGCCTTAAGGTTTAA
- the extKL gene encoding multiheme c-type cytochrome ExtKL, whose protein sequence is MLRYKYLLLLLILLVLPATGFAKEIDSLDELLKKYDSTRCKACHEQIYTDWEKSLHSKPLVGPFGKTLGTLQDYLKQRNGELKKSHEVTSSTKEYMLPCFKCHIPQLEDATEKVAKEIADAVLKENYDVIDKLQINCIICHNRNSIVRKFRDGLPEKDTVYGTKDIGGGHKDEVFTKSKVNNMMADSSFCGGCHQGPNLLHSPEPMWCVSNYDSMLQNYIPNGGDKGCQDCHMRAPNTGHRFPPNYDDPAFELKRLKEHVKFELSAMAYTFQIKTPALVSTPMVVVKTKTTPIEIGHRMPDGCPSPTHFSLNVVVKSKDGKEIFNETKYYMPQKKLGYSENKMVFASLRKLSLMRDTSLQPFKTNEENFEIKLPAGIEDATVEASLKLVVEPGVATSTFDLYKLVKHVSIKGN, encoded by the coding sequence ATGCTTAGGTATAAGTATCTGTTACTATTGCTGATTTTGTTAGTCCTACCTGCAACGGGTTTTGCTAAAGAAATAGACAGTCTCGATGAGTTATTAAAAAAATATGACTCCACCCGCTGTAAGGCTTGTCATGAGCAAATATACACTGACTGGGAAAAATCCCTGCACAGTAAACCACTTGTAGGACCCTTTGGCAAAACTCTCGGCACATTACAGGATTACCTGAAGCAGCGTAACGGCGAGCTTAAGAAATCCCATGAGGTCACATCAAGTACAAAAGAGTACATGCTGCCGTGCTTTAAGTGCCACATCCCGCAACTGGAGGATGCAACCGAAAAAGTGGCAAAAGAGATTGCTGATGCGGTTTTAAAAGAAAACTACGATGTTATAGACAAACTCCAGATTAACTGCATAATTTGCCACAACAGAAACTCCATTGTGCGTAAGTTCAGAGACGGTCTGCCTGAAAAGGATACGGTTTATGGTACTAAGGACATAGGAGGAGGGCACAAAGACGAGGTTTTTACAAAATCCAAAGTAAACAACATGATGGCCGACTCCTCATTCTGCGGCGGCTGCCATCAGGGACCTAACCTGCTTCACTCCCCTGAGCCGATGTGGTGTGTTTCAAACTATGACAGTATGCTGCAAAACTACATACCTAACGGCGGTGATAAGGGCTGCCAGGACTGCCATATGAGAGCACCCAATACCGGTCACCGGTTTCCCCCAAACTATGACGACCCTGCCTTTGAGTTGAAGCGGCTGAAAGAGCATGTTAAATTTGAACTAAGCGCCATGGCCTATACGTTTCAGATTAAGACCCCTGCTCTTGTCTCCACCCCAATGGTAGTTGTTAAGACTAAAACGACACCAATAGAGATAGGCCACAGAATGCCCGATGGCTGCCCATCTCCAACACACTTTTCCCTCAATGTGGTCGTTAAGTCTAAAGACGGCAAGGAAATTTTTAACGAGACCAAATACTATATGCCTCAGAAAAAACTCGGTTATTCGGAAAACAAAATGGTCTTTGCCTCTTTAAGGAAACTCTCTCTGATGCGAGATACATCCCTGCAGCCGTTTAAAACCAACGAGGAAAATTTTGAAATCAAGCTGCCGGCGGGTATCGAGGACGCCACGGTGGAAGCCTCACTTAAACTTGTGGTTGAGCCGGGTGTGGCAACATCTACATTCGATCTTTACAAATTAGTTAAACACGTCAGTATTAAAGGAAATTAA
- the fliW gene encoding flagellar assembly protein FliW has protein sequence MCTETNTLLIPTTRFGTVELDSSKVISFPEGILGFPQLKRYVLMDYKDTQVKWLQAVDDPEIAFIVTDPAVLLPGFSIVLDPTTKKFLELENPEDLLVLVIIRVENKKVIANFMGPLIFNATLMRGVQVVLDKDVTGAATKSRFS, from the coding sequence ATGTGCACGGAAACTAATACTCTTCTTATACCGACAACACGATTTGGTACGGTAGAGCTGGATAGCTCAAAGGTGATTAGTTTTCCGGAGGGTATTCTGGGCTTTCCGCAGCTCAAGCGTTACGTTTTGATGGACTATAAAGATACACAGGTCAAGTGGCTTCAGGCGGTGGATGATCCAGAGATAGCTTTTATCGTTACAGACCCTGCGGTGTTGTTACCGGGTTTTTCAATCGTTTTAGACCCGACAACAAAGAAATTTCTGGAGTTGGAAAATCCTGAGGATTTACTTGTACTTGTAATAATAAGGGTTGAAAACAAAAAAGTGATTGCAAACTTCATGGGCCCGTTGATTTTTAATGCGACACTGATGAGAGGAGTACAGGTTGTTTTGGATAAAGATGTAACCGGGGCAGCCACAAAGAGCAGGTTTTCATAA